From Deinococcus terrestris, one genomic window encodes:
- a CDS encoding magnesium transporter CorA family protein, producing the protein MIRARTLEGQDLDWQGQTQGVWVDAQGVTPEELARLRSAFRLNPLAVEDVLERGHWSRAEAYPEHTFITVRSYARPEQTDEFTERVSVFLFPEAVLTMGHGPTRAVQQVWALLGRETVNTPPEVTYELLDHTADTFFTLADTLETRVDDLEERVFTHVRENPVADVFDLKHLLAHARRLASDAREAAILLARHADGSPADLVRYRDAQDSFARAAGRLDTLRDHLTSLLDLHLNLQSQRMNEVMRTLTAVSVVFLPLTFLAGVWGMNFKYMPELAQPWGYALAWGSFLLIGGLLAAYFKRRGWW; encoded by the coding sequence ATGATCCGTGCCCGCACACTGGAAGGCCAGGACCTGGACTGGCAGGGCCAGACCCAGGGCGTCTGGGTAGACGCGCAGGGGGTCACCCCGGAAGAACTTGCCCGGCTGCGCTCGGCCTTCAGGCTCAATCCCCTCGCTGTGGAGGACGTGCTGGAGCGTGGGCACTGGAGCCGCGCCGAGGCGTACCCCGAGCACACCTTCATCACCGTGCGCTCCTACGCCCGCCCCGAACAGACCGACGAGTTCACCGAGCGCGTCAGTGTCTTTCTCTTTCCGGAGGCGGTCCTCACGATGGGCCACGGTCCCACCCGCGCCGTGCAGCAGGTCTGGGCGCTCCTGGGCCGTGAGACGGTCAACACGCCGCCCGAGGTCACCTATGAGCTGCTCGACCACACCGCCGACACCTTTTTCACGCTGGCCGATACGCTGGAGACGCGCGTGGACGATCTGGAGGAGCGGGTCTTCACCCATGTTCGGGAGAACCCGGTCGCGGACGTGTTTGACCTCAAGCACCTGCTCGCGCACGCCCGCCGCCTCGCCTCGGACGCGCGGGAGGCCGCCATCCTGCTGGCCCGGCACGCGGACGGCTCGCCCGCCGATCTGGTGCGCTACCGCGACGCGCAGGACTCCTTCGCGCGGGCGGCGGGGCGACTCGACACCCTGCGCGACCACCTCACCAGCCTGCTGGACCTGCACCTGAACCTCCAGAGCCAGCGCATGAACGAGGTCATGCGGACCCTGACCGCCGTCAGCGTGGTCTTTCTGCCGCTGACCTTTCTGGCAGGCGTGTGGGGCATGAACTTCAAATACATGCCGGAGCTGGCGCAGCCCTGGGGCTACGCGCTGGCGTGGGGCAGTTTCCTCTTGATCGGCGGGTTGCTGGCCGCCTACTTCAAGCGGCGGGGGTGGTGGTGA
- a CDS encoding MOSC domain-containing protein — protein MTPRVEAVSLSPEHGFSKAPQPEVRLLAGLGVEGDAHAGHTVKHRSRVAQNPDQPNLRQIHLIHAELLEELAWQGFTVRPGDLGENLLTRSLDLLGLPTGTRLHLGGEAVVEVTGLRNPCGQIDAFQPGLLAAVLGRDEHGGLVRKAGVMGVVLTGGVVRPGDVVRAELPPEPHQRLERV, from the coding sequence GTGACCCCCAGGGTGGAGGCGGTCAGCCTCAGCCCGGAGCACGGCTTCAGCAAGGCACCCCAGCCGGAGGTGCGCCTCCTCGCGGGCCTGGGCGTGGAGGGGGACGCGCACGCGGGCCACACGGTGAAGCACCGCTCGCGGGTCGCGCAGAACCCGGACCAGCCCAATCTGCGGCAGATTCACCTGATCCACGCCGAACTGCTGGAGGAACTGGCCTGGCAGGGCTTCACGGTGCGCCCCGGCGACCTGGGAGAGAACCTGCTGACGCGGAGCCTGGACCTGCTGGGCCTTCCCACCGGAACCCGCCTGCATCTGGGCGGAGAAGCCGTGGTGGAGGTCACGGGCCTGCGGAACCCCTGCGGCCAGATCGACGCCTTTCAACCGGGACTGCTCGCGGCGGTGCTGGGACGCGACGAGCACGGCGGGCTGGTCCGCAAGGCGGGGGTAATGGGCGTGGTGTTGACGGGAGGCGTGGTAAGGCCAGGTGACGTGGTGCGAGCAGAACTGCCCCCGGAGCCTCACCAACGGCTGGAGCGGGTCTGA
- a CDS encoding Ig-like domain-containing protein — MALLPSRYGCAAALLTLTLLASCSTQTPSPGPNPQPPAGSEDTVRPTLNLTSPQQGSTASGSLLLQGTVRDNVGLSRLTYRFGNGNEQVLTLPADGAISQSLCLCGLTAGTYILTVTAYDAAGNSTSVARTVTVTTGSGTGTPADTQAPTFTLTSPAAGASVQNPVRLTGTATDNQAVTRITYQLGSEPEVALDVTPGPTVNLDTLLPSLPVGTQTVSLRAYDAAGNASSPVQVTFTVNPPSTQPGDTQAPSVSLISPTNGASVTAPVRVQGRVTDNQGVTRVVYALDNGPETAVPITPGLAVDLDFTLPSPPAGAHTLTVKAYDAAGNVSPTASRTFTVTGGGTGTPGDTVAPSVTLTSPASGATTSNPVRLTGTASDNLGVTRVTYAVDNGLETNLSVAPGQTVSFDTPLPVLSAGTHTLSVRAYDAAGNVSNAVSATITVTVDQTTGRQPLTGSAYTVNSGRSELCLLCSVDNAANVINADLSDEASMKLTVGALGDTYLRVIGTAPRTAGQRAGFVVRRAGSLLDAGVLSGLTVVTLLGGQVQETRTGAGLLDLALLAPGGDLQAVSFQTSKPFDSVELRFGAVVGALSELRVRYAFVQ; from the coding sequence ATGGCCCTTCTCCCTTCCCGATATGGATGCGCCGCCGCACTGCTGACCCTAACCCTGCTGGCCAGTTGTAGTACCCAGACTCCCAGCCCTGGCCCGAACCCCCAGCCCCCTGCAGGTTCAGAGGACACCGTCAGGCCGACACTGAACCTGACCTCGCCGCAGCAAGGCAGCACGGCCAGTGGCAGCCTGCTTCTTCAGGGGACCGTCCGCGACAACGTGGGGCTCAGCCGCCTCACGTACCGCTTCGGCAACGGCAATGAACAGGTGCTGACCCTGCCCGCGGACGGCGCCATCAGCCAGAGCCTGTGTCTGTGCGGCCTTACGGCGGGGACCTACATCCTGACCGTCACCGCCTATGACGCGGCAGGCAACAGCACCTCGGTGGCCCGCACCGTGACGGTCACGACCGGCAGCGGCACGGGCACACCTGCGGACACGCAGGCGCCCACCTTCACGCTGACCTCTCCCGCTGCCGGGGCGAGTGTGCAAAATCCCGTGCGTTTGACCGGAACCGCAACCGACAATCAGGCCGTGACCCGCATCACCTACCAGCTCGGCAGCGAACCCGAGGTTGCGCTGGACGTGACGCCCGGCCCCACGGTCAACCTGGACACCCTGCTGCCTTCCCTCCCGGTAGGAACGCAGACAGTCAGCTTGCGGGCCTACGACGCCGCTGGCAATGCCTCGAGCCCCGTGCAGGTCACGTTCACCGTCAACCCGCCCAGCACCCAGCCCGGTGATACCCAGGCGCCCAGCGTCTCCCTGATCTCGCCCACCAACGGCGCCAGCGTCACGGCGCCGGTGAGAGTGCAGGGCCGGGTCACCGACAACCAGGGCGTGACCCGCGTCGTCTACGCGCTCGACAACGGTCCCGAGACGGCGGTGCCCATCACGCCAGGTCTGGCAGTGGACCTCGACTTCACCCTGCCGTCTCCGCCAGCCGGAGCGCACACGCTGACGGTCAAGGCGTATGACGCGGCCGGAAATGTCTCCCCGACAGCCAGCCGCACCTTTACCGTGACAGGAGGCGGGACCGGCACGCCGGGCGACACGGTGGCCCCCAGCGTGACCCTGACCTCGCCCGCCAGTGGGGCGACCACCAGCAACCCGGTGCGCCTTACCGGCACGGCCAGCGACAACCTGGGGGTCACCCGCGTGACCTACGCCGTGGACAACGGCCTGGAGACGAACCTCTCGGTCGCGCCGGGACAGACGGTTTCCTTCGATACGCCGCTGCCGGTCCTGTCGGCTGGGACGCACACCCTGAGCGTCCGGGCCTACGACGCGGCGGGCAACGTCTCTAACGCGGTCAGCGCGACCATCACGGTGACGGTGGACCAGACCACGGGACGCCAGCCGCTGACGGGCAGCGCCTACACCGTGAACTCGGGCCGGAGCGAACTGTGCCTGCTGTGCTCGGTGGACAACGCCGCCAACGTGATCAACGCCGACCTGAGCGACGAAGCCTCCATGAAATTGACGGTGGGAGCGCTCGGCGATACCTACCTGCGGGTCATCGGCACAGCGCCCCGGACGGCCGGGCAGCGGGCCGGATTTGTCGTCCGCCGGGCAGGAAGCCTGCTGGACGCGGGCGTTCTCTCCGGGCTGACTGTGGTCACCCTGCTGGGGGGACAGGTGCAGGAAACCCGGACCGGGGCAGGGCTGCTCGACCTCGCGCTGCTCGCTCCCGGCGGCGACCTCCAAGCGGTCAGTTTCCAGACCAGCAAACCTTTCGACAGCGTCGAGCTGCGCTTCGGTGCCGTCGTGGGCGCCCTCTCGGAACTGCGTGTGCGGTACGCCTTCGTGCAGTAA
- a CDS encoding acyl-CoA dehydrogenase family protein, which translates to MIDEFAVSDLLSPDEKLIRESVRSFCDAELMPHIAEWWDEGTLPVRDVMRQFGAMGLLGPTTPEEYGGAGTSYSAYGAMMYELERVDSGLRSAASVQGSLVMFPIYSYGSEEQKRKYLPGLASGELIGCFGLTEPDGGSDPGAMRTRARRDGDEYVLNGSKMWITNSPAADLAVVWAKDEEGVVRGFIVPTDAPGFHAPEIKRKMSLRASVTGEIVLEDCRIPAENLLPGSGGLKSPLSCLTSARFGIAWGAMGALEAVLQTALEYTGSRTTFGKPIAGRQLVQDKLVRMATDHSAGLLLAWRLGQLKDAGRMNYAQVSYAKRNNVRVALQGARLARELLGGNGITTEYPVIRHMLNLETVDTYEGTHDIHTLIVGRHLTGVGALE; encoded by the coding sequence CGCATATCGCGGAGTGGTGGGACGAGGGCACCCTGCCCGTGCGCGACGTGATGCGCCAGTTCGGGGCGATGGGCCTGCTGGGGCCGACCACGCCGGAGGAGTACGGCGGCGCGGGCACGAGCTACAGCGCCTACGGGGCGATGATGTACGAGCTGGAGCGGGTGGACAGCGGCCTGCGGAGCGCGGCGAGCGTGCAGGGCAGCCTTGTCATGTTCCCGATTTATAGCTACGGGAGCGAAGAACAGAAGCGGAAGTATCTGCCCGGCCTCGCCTCCGGTGAGCTGATCGGCTGCTTCGGCCTCACCGAACCCGACGGCGGTTCCGACCCCGGCGCGATGCGGACCCGTGCCCGGCGCGACGGCGACGAGTACGTCCTGAACGGCAGCAAGATGTGGATCACCAACTCGCCCGCCGCCGACCTCGCGGTGGTCTGGGCCAAGGACGAGGAGGGCGTGGTGCGCGGCTTCATCGTGCCGACCGACGCGCCCGGCTTCCACGCGCCCGAGATCAAGCGCAAGATGAGCCTGCGGGCTTCGGTGACGGGCGAGATCGTGCTGGAGGACTGCCGCATTCCGGCGGAGAACCTGCTGCCCGGCTCGGGGGGCCTGAAGTCGCCCCTCTCGTGCCTGACCTCCGCCCGGTTCGGGATCGCGTGGGGAGCGATGGGGGCGCTGGAGGCGGTGCTTCAGACGGCGCTGGAGTACACGGGGAGCCGCACGACCTTCGGCAAGCCCATCGCGGGGCGGCAGCTCGTGCAGGACAAGCTGGTGAGGATGGCGACCGACCACTCGGCGGGGCTGCTGCTGGCGTGGCGGCTGGGGCAGTTGAAGGACGCGGGCCGCATGAATTACGCGCAGGTCAGCTATGCCAAGCGGAATAACGTGCGGGTGGCGCTGCAAGGCGCCCGCCTCGCCCGAGAGCTGCTGGGCGGCAACGGCATCACGACCGAGTATCCGGTCATCCGTCACATGCTCAACCTCGAAACGGTGGACACCTACGAGGGGACCCACGACATCCACACGCTGATCGTGGGGCGGCACCTGACGGGAGTGGGGGCGCTGGAGTGA